A window of Mucilaginibacter paludis DSM 18603 contains these coding sequences:
- a CDS encoding glycosyltransferase family 2 protein encodes MSLPKVAVVILNWNGKKYLHDFLPSVLASTYPNLEIVVGDNGSTDDSVQFLKQNYPTVTVLQNEENFGFTGGYNRILSRVEADYYVLLNSDIEVPTGWIEPAINLMESDDLIAAAAPKIKSFKQKTYFEHAGAAGGFIDKFGYPFCEGRIFFDIEEDRGQYQVSKEVFWASGAALFIKKKYWDECLGFDERFFAHMEEIDLCWRLKNMGLKVMYCAESEVYHVGGGTLDTENPFKTYLNFRNNLVLLKKNLPFSRAVIIIPIRMVFDLMAVFRFLSERKYKNAWAVSRAHQNFVIRLFNKNITTVKSRYRNYNLTGMYRRSIVVDFFVRNKKHFSDLDPADFL; translated from the coding sequence ATGAGCTTACCTAAAGTAGCCGTAGTAATACTAAACTGGAACGGCAAAAAATACCTGCACGATTTTTTGCCATCGGTTTTGGCATCTACCTATCCTAACCTTGAAATTGTGGTGGGCGACAATGGCTCTACCGATGATTCTGTGCAATTTTTAAAGCAGAACTATCCAACTGTAACCGTTTTACAAAACGAAGAAAATTTTGGTTTTACGGGTGGATACAACAGGATATTGAGCCGCGTTGAGGCAGATTATTATGTTTTGTTAAACTCGGATATCGAGGTGCCTACCGGATGGATAGAGCCAGCCATTAACTTAATGGAGAGCGACGATCTGATAGCAGCTGCGGCACCCAAAATAAAATCATTTAAGCAAAAAACATATTTTGAGCATGCAGGTGCTGCTGGCGGCTTTATTGATAAGTTTGGCTACCCTTTTTGCGAGGGACGTATATTTTTTGATATAGAAGAGGATAGGGGTCAGTATCAAGTATCGAAAGAAGTGTTTTGGGCATCGGGAGCGGCCTTGTTCATCAAAAAGAAGTACTGGGACGAGTGCCTGGGCTTTGACGAGCGTTTTTTTGCCCACATGGAAGAGATAGACTTATGCTGGAGGTTAAAAAATATGGGTTTAAAGGTAATGTACTGCGCCGAATCAGAGGTATACCATGTTGGTGGTGGGACTTTGGATACCGAAAATCCATTTAAAACGTATCTCAATTTTAGAAATAACCTGGTATTGCTTAAAAAGAATTTACCTTTTTCGAGGGCCGTGATCATCATACCCATCAGGATGGTGTTTGATCTGATGGCCGTTTTTAGATTTTTAAGCGAGCGTAAATATAAAAATGCATGGGCGGTAAGCCGGGCCCATCAAAATTTTGTAATAAGGTTATTCAATAAAAATATCACTACGGTAAAATCCCGTTATCGCAATTACAATTTAACCGGCATGTACAGGCGAAGCATCGTCGTTGATTTTTTTGTGAGAAACAAAAAGCACTTTAGTGATCTTGATCCGGCGGATTTTTTGTAG
- the aroQ gene encoding type II 3-dehydroquinate dehydratase: MKIQIINGPNLNLLGVREKSIYGSSDFESYLAELRQRYPHVEIEYFQSNVEGELINKLHEVGFSYQGIVINAAAYTHTSIAIADAIAAINVPVIEVHISNVHKREKFRHVSMIAANCKGVIAGFGLDSYRLAIEALLNE, encoded by the coding sequence ATGAAGATACAAATTATCAACGGACCAAATTTAAACCTGCTCGGGGTTCGTGAAAAATCTATTTACGGGAGCTCGGATTTTGAAAGTTATTTAGCCGAACTACGCCAACGCTACCCTCATGTTGAGATTGAATATTTTCAAAGCAACGTTGAAGGCGAATTGATCAATAAACTGCACGAAGTTGGTTTTAGCTATCAAGGCATCGTCATCAATGCTGCGGCCTATACGCATACTTCTATCGCTATTGCCGATGCTATTGCAGCCATCAACGTACCGGTAATTGAGGTACACATTTCTAACGTGCATAAGCGCGAAAAATTCAGGCATGTATCAATGATTGCCGCCAACTGCAAAGGTGTAATTGCCGGGTTTGGATTAGACTCGTACCGACTTGCCATTGAAGCCCTATTAAACGAATAA
- a CDS encoding MBL fold metallo-hydrolase, whose product MITNNKVNYYQVTQGVWGLKTLFSNVYMIANRKGVADGWVLVDTGVRGYSRQIIKAAEALFGAGTRPEAIILTHGHFDHTGNLIELLKHWDVPVYAHPMELPYLTGKSSYPPADPVVGGGLMAWMAWAYPTSPIDLGEKVQALDVSGDIPELPEWKTVHTPGHTPGHVSLFFKLNATLIAGDALVTTKPESAFYALSFAQTLSGPPKYLTTDWAAAAQSVRKLYELEPRTVATGHGYPMRGRELQAALKKLADNFEDIAIPMSGRYVRVPAMADENGVEYVPPIAPSVKFKAAAFAIATVAVGFFAVREVQKRFL is encoded by the coding sequence ATGATAACAAATAACAAAGTGAATTATTACCAGGTTACACAAGGCGTTTGGGGTTTAAAAACCCTTTTTTCAAATGTTTATATGATAGCTAACCGTAAAGGTGTGGCGGATGGTTGGGTTTTGGTTGATACCGGTGTAAGGGGTTATTCGCGCCAAATTATTAAAGCGGCAGAAGCATTGTTTGGAGCAGGCACCCGGCCTGAGGCCATTATATTAACTCACGGGCATTTTGATCATACGGGTAATTTGATAGAACTGCTTAAACATTGGGATGTACCGGTGTATGCGCACCCGATGGAGTTACCTTATTTAACCGGGAAATCATCTTATCCACCGGCAGATCCGGTGGTAGGGGGCGGATTAATGGCCTGGATGGCCTGGGCTTATCCTACCAGCCCGATTGATCTGGGCGAAAAAGTGCAGGCGCTTGATGTGAGCGGCGATATACCTGAGTTACCCGAATGGAAAACTGTACATACGCCCGGACACACTCCCGGCCATGTTTCGTTATTTTTTAAATTGAATGCAACCTTAATTGCTGGCGACGCTTTGGTTACTACCAAACCCGAATCTGCCTTTTATGCTTTGTCGTTCGCGCAAACATTATCAGGGCCGCCTAAATATCTTACTACAGACTGGGCAGCTGCGGCGCAATCTGTAAGGAAACTGTACGAACTCGAACCACGCACAGTAGCCACCGGCCACGGTTATCCGATGAGAGGACGGGAATTGCAGGCAGCACTCAAAAAACTGGCTGATAATTTTGAAGATATTGCTATCCCGATGAGCGGCCGTTATGTACGTGTGCCTGCAATGGCCGATGAAAATGGGGTAGAATATGTTCCGCCAATAGCACCTTCGGTAAAATTTAAGGCGGCTGCATTTGCTATAGCCACAGTGGCTGTCGGATTTTTCGCGGTAAGAGAGGTGCAGAAACGGTTTTTATGA
- a CDS encoding c-type cytochrome gives MKQKVVLAIGIFMAVAIIISSCQSESDLNFKRYYTAGLAVYQTHCQNCHGANGEGLGALMPPLNDSVYLKNNLHNLSCSIKTGKQGGITINRKTYNQQMPAQSDLTPMEIAQVLTYINNSYGNKLGLLDDQQVEADLKRCNF, from the coding sequence ATGAAGCAAAAGGTTGTTTTGGCTATTGGTATTTTTATGGCTGTGGCGATCATCATCTCGTCGTGCCAGTCCGAGTCCGACCTTAATTTCAAACGTTATTATACTGCGGGTCTGGCCGTTTATCAAACCCATTGCCAAAACTGTCATGGCGCCAATGGCGAGGGCTTGGGCGCTTTAATGCCGCCGCTTAACGATTCGGTATACCTTAAAAACAATCTGCACAATTTGTCGTGCTCAATAAAAACCGGCAAACAGGGAGGCATCACCATCAACAGAAAAACTTATAACCAGCAAATGCCAGCTCAAAGTGATTTAACACCGATGGAAATTGCACAAGTATTAACCTATATCAACAACTCATACGGCAATAAACTGGGATTATTAGATGATCAACAGGTTGAGGCTGATTTAAAAAGATGTAATTTTTAA
- the xerD gene encoding site-specific tyrosine recombinase XerD, translating into MDWQKAKKGFSSYLRLEKSLSANSVGAYLGDLDKLIQFADSKLIKLYPDTIGMNDLREFIMWVNELGMIPSSQARIISGIKAFYKYLLMDNQLSYDPSELLEAPKLMRKLPDTLSIVDIDKLIDAIDLSKPEGMRNKTMIEVLYGCGLRVTELVNLRISNLYLDIEFIKVLGKGNKERLVPIGAQAIKFLKIWLQEVRVHTPVKMGEEDIVFLNRRGNRLSRVYVFMMIKELAEKIGLKKSISPHTFRHSFATHLIEGGADLRAVQEMLGHESITTTEIYTHLDREYLKGVIIEHHPRS; encoded by the coding sequence GTGGATTGGCAGAAAGCAAAAAAAGGCTTTAGTTCGTACTTAAGGCTCGAAAAATCGTTGTCGGCTAATTCTGTAGGGGCGTACCTGGGCGATCTGGATAAATTGATCCAGTTTGCAGACAGTAAACTGATTAAACTATACCCCGATACTATCGGGATGAATGATTTACGGGAGTTTATTATGTGGGTTAATGAGTTGGGTATGATACCCTCATCACAGGCGCGCATCATTTCGGGCATCAAAGCTTTTTACAAGTATTTGCTGATGGATAACCAACTCAGCTATGATCCCTCCGAATTACTGGAAGCGCCCAAATTAATGCGCAAGCTGCCTGATACTTTGAGTATTGTTGATATTGATAAACTGATAGATGCCATCGACCTGTCGAAACCGGAAGGCATGCGCAATAAAACCATGATTGAAGTACTATACGGATGTGGTTTGCGCGTAACCGAACTGGTTAATTTGCGCATATCAAACCTTTACCTGGATATCGAATTTATTAAGGTTTTAGGCAAAGGTAATAAAGAACGTTTGGTACCCATTGGTGCCCAGGCCATCAAATTTTTAAAGATCTGGCTGCAAGAGGTGAGGGTACATACGCCTGTAAAAATGGGGGAGGAGGACATTGTTTTTTTAAACCGGCGCGGCAACAGGTTAAGCAGGGTTTATGTTTTTATGATGATTAAGGAATTGGCTGAAAAAATCGGTTTAAAGAAAAGCATCAGTCCGCATACTTTCAGGCACTCGTTCGCTACGCATTTGATTGAAGGTGGGGCAGATTTACGCGCCGTACAGGAAATGCTGGGCCACGAAAGCATTACCACTACCGAAATATATACCCACCTTGACAGGGAATATTTAAAGGGCGTTATTATAGAGCACCATCCCAGGAGCTGA
- a CDS encoding mechanosensitive ion channel family protein, with the protein MRPLFKLISLVLISLLLITVVHDGSAQVKKKTSRSLRDSLREKVLERTSLMRSFKRTDDASLDDLLGRIEDYTSLYIQTNSDLSKGFDTLDISQRLPTLEKRMALMKTTIDNSGTLGYLVTIRTMVDHITDQLNSWEDKLTRYSNQLDSIHGDIVKFKKDSVVHSAPEDSTLQDKYILQVQELEVKWQKLDSCSKKSIIKIGLLQNRISSLTILMIDLNDKVDIKIQKFTVNAINNENGFIWDMHPQKYATGSAIDQTYNLNSRLYKYFVTGKANYWSHLGCVLLLVVFFAWIFNSKRKIARLKKSDATATFSQTHYIVKHPFASSLAVLSILAPYLYDHPAEIFTQTMLLISMVCTGVLIKHNWPKPLFNYWLVLLVLTLLFTVSDLMLAVTYADRILLLLLSAVAIYTSFSILKYLKATPGNYPPFMEIIVKIFIALNGISVLLNIAGRFSLAKIMGTMAVFNLCLGMGMYLFVQILMESLFLQLEANKSADNQNQTSYIDFKVLQKKFKDVVIKVAAILWLIALTKNLYIDDYLYDQVGDFLNHPYKFSSTAFTLGSVLIFIIVIWISGLVARVISYFYDFAGQQTKLTPHAKKTRSSILLIRLTIFVIGFFVAITAAGIPMDRVTIIIGALGVGIGFGLQNIVNNLVSGVILAFEKPVQVGDIIEVSGKSGVITEIGIRSSKIDCGDGSQLIVPNGDLISQHVINWTLTNNNRQVEFVVGVAYGSDVSKVEGILNAVVNNHEDIMKSPAPAVYLHNFGESSIDFKLSFWAAEIGKWTALKSNVLSEIYMQFAKEGIEIPHPKRDIQVYFPDGSLAKPNEAPTKNPPDQDH; encoded by the coding sequence ATGCGCCCCTTGTTTAAACTGATTTCGTTAGTTTTAATTTCTTTATTACTGATCACGGTGGTACACGACGGCTCAGCACAGGTCAAGAAAAAAACTTCCCGGAGTTTAAGGGATTCTCTGCGCGAAAAGGTTTTGGAGCGCACTTCGCTGATGAGATCGTTTAAGCGCACAGATGATGCTTCGTTAGATGATCTGTTGGGGCGGATAGAGGACTATACGAGCTTATATATCCAAACCAATTCAGATCTGTCAAAGGGTTTTGATACGCTTGATATCAGCCAGCGCCTGCCTACGTTGGAAAAGCGGATGGCGCTGATGAAAACAACCATTGACAACTCGGGCACACTGGGCTATCTGGTTACTATCAGGACTATGGTTGATCATATTACCGACCAGCTCAATAGCTGGGAAGATAAGTTAACCCGCTACAGCAACCAATTAGATTCTATCCATGGCGACATTGTAAAATTTAAAAAAGACAGTGTGGTACACAGCGCTCCAGAAGATAGTACCTTGCAGGATAAATACATTTTACAAGTACAAGAGCTTGAGGTTAAGTGGCAAAAGTTAGATAGTTGCTCCAAAAAATCCATCATTAAAATAGGTTTATTACAAAACCGGATTTCATCCTTAACTATTTTGATGATCGACCTTAACGATAAGGTAGATATTAAGATCCAAAAGTTTACAGTTAACGCCATCAACAACGAAAATGGGTTCATTTGGGATATGCATCCCCAAAAGTATGCTACCGGCAGTGCAATTGATCAGACCTATAACCTTAACTCCAGATTATATAAATATTTTGTTACAGGTAAGGCAAATTACTGGAGCCACCTGGGTTGCGTTTTGCTGCTGGTGGTATTTTTTGCATGGATATTTAACAGCAAACGTAAAATAGCCCGGCTAAAAAAGAGCGACGCAACCGCTACTTTTAGTCAAACACACTATATTGTTAAACATCCTTTTGCTTCATCCCTGGCAGTTTTAAGTATCCTGGCGCCTTATCTTTACGATCATCCGGCCGAGATATTTACTCAAACTATGCTGCTTATTTCGATGGTGTGCACAGGCGTGTTGATTAAACACAACTGGCCAAAACCATTATTTAACTATTGGTTGGTATTATTGGTGTTAACACTGTTATTCACCGTTAGCGATTTGATGCTCGCAGTAACTTATGCCGACAGAATTTTACTGTTACTACTCTCGGCCGTAGCCATTTACACATCATTCTCTATTTTAAAGTACTTAAAGGCAACACCAGGCAATTACCCTCCTTTTATGGAGATCATTGTAAAAATATTTATCGCGCTCAATGGCATATCTGTGCTATTGAATATAGCGGGCCGCTTTAGCCTGGCTAAAATTATGGGCACAATGGCCGTTTTTAACCTTTGCCTGGGCATGGGTATGTACTTGTTTGTACAAATATTAATGGAGAGTTTGTTTTTACAATTAGAAGCTAACAAGAGTGCTGATAATCAAAACCAAACTTCATACATCGACTTTAAAGTATTGCAAAAAAAGTTTAAAGATGTGGTGATCAAGGTAGCGGCGATACTTTGGCTAATTGCTTTGACCAAAAATCTGTATATAGACGACTACTTGTACGACCAGGTGGGCGATTTTTTAAACCATCCGTACAAATTCAGCAGTACGGCTTTTACGCTGGGCAGTGTATTGATTTTTATTATCGTGATCTGGATATCGGGCTTGGTGGCAAGGGTAATCAGTTATTTTTACGATTTTGCCGGACAACAAACCAAGTTGACACCGCATGCTAAAAAAACGCGTTCTTCCATCCTGCTCATCCGTTTAACTATATTTGTAATTGGCTTTTTTGTAGCGATAACCGCCGCAGGTATCCCTATGGACCGGGTAACTATTATTATCGGCGCCTTGGGTGTAGGTATTGGTTTCGGTTTGCAAAACATTGTTAATAACCTGGTATCGGGCGTTATCCTGGCGTTTGAGAAACCGGTACAGGTAGGCGATATTATTGAGGTGAGTGGTAAATCGGGTGTTATTACAGAGATAGGCATCCGGTCAAGCAAAATTGATTGTGGTGATGGCTCTCAGTTGATTGTGCCTAACGGCGATCTGATCTCTCAGCATGTAATTAACTGGACCTTAACCAACAACAACCGGCAGGTTGAATTTGTAGTTGGCGTTGCCTACGGATCTGACGTAAGTAAGGTAGAAGGCATTTTAAACGCCGTGGTTAATAATCATGAAGATATTATGAAATCACCCGCACCTGCCGTATATCTGCATAACTTTGGCGAAAGCTCCATCGACTTTAAGTTATCTTTCTGGGCTGCTGAAATTGGCAAGTGGACGGCGCTTAAAAGCAATGTGTTAAGCGAAATATATATGCAATTTGCAAAAGAGGGTATAGAAATCCCCCACCCAAAGCGCGATATCCAGGTGTATTTCCCAGATGGCAGCTTAGCTAAACCTAATGAAGCACCTACAAAAAATCCGCCGGATCAAGATCACTAA
- the msrA gene encoding peptide-methionine (S)-S-oxide reductase MsrA, producing the protein MKKIGLYFLSIILLWGCAQGQPENHSFAKLPEPKAGEKVAAFAGGCFWAMTEAMSELKGVNKVVAGYSGGTVKNPTYENVCTKTTGHAESVQIYYNPSVISYAQLVEAFFYAHDPTTIDRQGPDEGDDYRSAIFYRTPEEKATVEALIKKVNATHHYSNPIVTQVVPYKVLYPAEVYHQGYYRAHPESGYIASVSVPKVMKMRKAVPQLLKPEFAK; encoded by the coding sequence ATGAAGAAGATAGGTTTGTATTTTTTAAGTATCATATTATTGTGGGGCTGTGCACAGGGACAGCCTGAAAATCATAGTTTTGCCAAGTTACCGGAGCCAAAAGCCGGAGAAAAAGTTGCTGCTTTTGCAGGCGGGTGCTTTTGGGCCATGACGGAAGCCATGTCTGAACTCAAAGGCGTTAACAAGGTGGTTGCCGGATATTCAGGTGGCACCGTTAAAAACCCGACTTACGAAAACGTATGCACCAAAACTACCGGGCATGCCGAATCGGTACAGATTTATTATAATCCGTCGGTAATTAGCTACGCGCAATTGGTTGAAGCATTTTTTTATGCCCATGATCCAACTACAATTGACAGACAGGGACCTGATGAGGGCGACGATTACCGGTCGGCTATATTTTACCGCACACCCGAAGAAAAAGCTACAGTTGAGGCCCTGATCAAAAAAGTAAACGCAACACACCATTACAGCAACCCGATAGTTACACAGGTAGTACCCTACAAGGTGTTATATCCTGCCGAAGTGTACCACCAGGGATATTACAGAGCACACCCGGAAAGTGGTTACATTGCAAGTGTATCGGTGCCTAAAGTGATGAAAATGCGCAAGGCCGTTCCGCAACTATTGAAACCGGAGTTTGCTAAATGA
- a CDS encoding lysophospholipid acyltransferase family protein has protein sequence MIKAGLSRIVFFFLYLLSLLPFWFLYLLADGIYIVLYKIIGYRREVVYQNLINSFPGKGAEEIKVIEKKYYRYLADLIVETIKMISISANEVKRRMKATNPELVTHYYNQNKSIIAAVAHYGNWEMAAHRFSLIPEYQKIIVYKPLSNKRADQYYQQIRGRFGAMLVPMKSTLRKLAALKNELTFTVLVSDQTPVQHEAQYFTRFLNQPTALFLGVEKMAVMFDTVVVFADVRCVKRGYYEYKIVTLFDYAKQTQPYEITDTHTKYLEEMINREPQYWLWSHRRWKFKPEGAV, from the coding sequence ATGATAAAAGCAGGGCTTTCAAGAATAGTGTTTTTCTTTTTATACCTGCTGTCGTTATTGCCGTTTTGGTTTTTGTATCTATTGGCTGATGGTATTTATATCGTTCTTTACAAGATAATAGGTTACAGGCGTGAAGTGGTATATCAAAACCTGATTAATTCTTTTCCCGGCAAAGGTGCTGAAGAGATTAAGGTGATCGAAAAAAAATACTATCGCTACCTTGCCGATCTGATAGTGGAAACGATTAAGATGATCAGCATATCGGCCAACGAAGTTAAGCGCAGGATGAAGGCTACCAACCCTGAATTAGTTACGCATTACTATAACCAAAACAAAAGCATTATAGCAGCAGTAGCTCATTATGGTAATTGGGAAATGGCCGCTCATCGTTTTAGCCTGATTCCGGAATATCAAAAAATTATAGTATATAAACCGTTGTCAAACAAGCGGGCCGATCAATATTACCAGCAGATTAGAGGGCGCTTTGGTGCGATGTTGGTACCCATGAAATCAACACTGCGTAAACTTGCAGCACTAAAAAATGAGTTGACATTTACTGTATTGGTGTCCGACCAGACCCCGGTGCAGCACGAGGCCCAATATTTTACCCGGTTTTTAAATCAACCAACAGCTTTGTTTTTAGGGGTAGAAAAAATGGCGGTAATGTTTGATACCGTAGTAGTTTTTGCTGATGTTCGTTGTGTTAAACGCGGCTATTACGAATATAAAATTGTAACCTTGTTTGATTATGCCAAACAAACCCAACCTTATGAAATTACCGATACCCACACAAAATATTTGGAAGAGATGATTAATAGAGAACCCCAGTATTGGTTATGGTCGCACAGACGATGGAAGTTTAAACCGGAGGGCGCTGTTTAA
- a CDS encoding DUF3820 family protein → MNPDILKKVVSTPMPYGKYKGTLICDLPVHYLEWMYAQGFPQGNLGMLLHTIHEIKINGLDYLLRPLKNK, encoded by the coding sequence TTGAATCCGGATATTCTTAAAAAAGTAGTAAGTACCCCAATGCCGTATGGCAAATATAAAGGCACCTTAATTTGCGATTTGCCAGTTCATTACCTTGAATGGATGTATGCGCAGGGCTTTCCGCAGGGTAACCTGGGGATGCTGCTGCATACCATCCACGAAATTAAGATCAACGGGTTGGATTATCTGTTAAGGCCATTAAAAAATAAGTAG
- a CDS encoding WbqC family protein: MTEEGAILPMFYLPPVEYFIQLNKHKSNFLVEREENFIKQTYRNRAHIYSPDGVLALTVPVAKGAKVHTKVKDVKISYDFDWQRLHWLSLQNCYRRSAYFEYYEDDLAPFYHNKYEYLFDFNEQQLQLILKLTKIKADIKFTDDYIAEYPDQEDFRLIINPKKSNPFNQKTYFQLFEERQGFLKNLSIVDLLFNHGPQALNYL; the protein is encoded by the coding sequence ATGACCGAAGAAGGGGCTATTTTGCCAATGTTTTATTTGCCTCCCGTTGAATACTTTATACAATTAAATAAACACAAATCCAACTTTTTAGTAGAACGCGAAGAGAACTTTATCAAACAGACTTATCGTAACCGCGCGCACATCTATTCGCCCGACGGGGTATTGGCATTAACCGTCCCGGTAGCCAAGGGCGCTAAAGTACACACTAAAGTTAAGGATGTTAAAATAAGTTATGATTTTGACTGGCAGCGCTTACATTGGCTAAGCCTGCAAAATTGCTACCGCCGGTCTGCCTATTTTGAATATTACGAGGACGATTTAGCGCCCTTTTATCATAACAAATACGAGTATCTTTTTGATTTTAACGAGCAGCAACTGCAACTGATACTTAAACTGACTAAAATAAAAGCCGATATTAAATTTACAGATGATTATATAGCTGAATACCCGGATCAGGAAGACTTTAGATTGATTATCAATCCTAAAAAAAGCAATCCCTTTAATCAAAAAACGTATTTCCAGTTATTTGAAGAAAGGCAGGGCTTTTTAAAAAACCTAAGTATTGTAGATTTACTTTTTAACCATGGCCCGCAGGCTTTGAATTATTTGTAG